One Cervus canadensis isolate Bull #8, Minnesota chromosome 13, ASM1932006v1, whole genome shotgun sequence DNA segment encodes these proteins:
- the LOC122451727 gene encoding PRAME family member 8-like, translating to MSVRNPLRLLNLAGKSLLTNEALAISALEYLPIELFPPLFMEAFCGRHRKTLKALVQAWPFVRLPLGGLMQTPHVVTLQAVLEGLDVLLTQKDRPRRCKLRVLDLRNTGQDFWRMWSGSSVHVSSSFSMAPGAEDRSSTEKVLAPFEVFIELHLKERSMDGFLTCLMRWVEQRKASIHLCCKRLRILSFSMDKIMKVLSMVQLDCIQEVYVNRSWHLSTLAMFAPLLGQMSNLQRLLISHINLPDPEEQEEHHIVKITSQFLRLHHLRDLHLESPFYLKGCLDQMLRCLMTPLDNLGITRCLLTDSDLTHLSQSPNISQLKGLYLSGVTMTYSSPELLPALLEKVSATLQELYLEQCGIRDSHLESILRILSCCFQLMSFSLRGNLLSTAIMEKLLRNTSGLPRLSKELYPAPQESFSSDGILQPRRLAQCQTELLEILEDLGHPRTIWIIFTPLSTLRR from the exons ATGAGTGTCAGGAACCCCCTGAGACTCCTGAACCTGGCAGGGAAGAGCCTACTAACCAATGAGGCCTTGGCCATTTCTGCTCTGGAGTATCTGCCCATCGAGCTCTTCCCCCCACTGTTCATGGAAGCATTCTGTGGAAGGCACAGAAAGACCTTAAAGGCCTTGGTTCAAGCCTGGCCCTTTGTCCGCCTGCCTCTGGGGGGCCTGATGCAGACGCCTCATGTGGTAACATTACAAGCAGTGCTCGAGGGACTTGATGTCCTGCTCACACAGAAGGATCGTCCAAG GAGATGCAAACTGCGTGTGCTGGACTTAAGGAATACTGGCCAGGATTTCTGGAGAATGTGGTCTGGATCCAGTGTCCATGTGTCCTCAAGCTTTTCAATGGCACCAGGGGCAGAGGACAGGTCGAGCACTGAGAAAGTCTTGGCTCCCTTTGAGGTGTTCATAGAACTTCACCTCAAGGAAAGGAGCATGGATGGATTTCTCACCTGCCTTATGAGATGGGTGGAGCAGAGGAAAGCGTCCATACACCTGTGCTGCAAGAGGCTGAGGATTCTTTCATTTTCCATGGATAAAATTATGAAGGTCCTGAGCATGGTGCAGCTGGACTGTATCCAGGAGGTATACGTGAATCGCAGCTGGCATCTGTCCACCCTGGCCATGTTTGCTCCTCTCCTGGGCCAGATGAGCAATTTGCAGAGACTCCTCATCTCCCACATCAACCTACCTGATCCCGAGGAACAGGAGGAGCACCACATTGTCAAAATTACTTCTCAGTTCCTAAGGCTGCACCACCTCCGGGATCTCCATCTGGAATCCCCCTTCTACCTCAAAGGCTGCCTGGACCAGATGCTCAG GTGCCTGATGACCCCCTTGGACAACCTTGGGATTACTCGCTGCCTGCTTACAGATTCAGACCTGACCCATCTGTCCCAGAGCCCAAACATCAGTCAGCTAAAGGGCCTGTATCTGAGTGGGGTCACCATGACCTACTCTAGTCCTGAGCTCCTCCCAGCTCTGCTGGAGAAAGTTTCAGCCACCCTCCAGGAGTTGTACTTAGAGCAATGTGGGATCAGGGACTCCCACTTGGAATCCATTCTGCGTATCTTGAGCTGCTGTTTCCAACTCATGTCCTTCAGTCTGCGTGGGAACCTCCTCTCCACGGCCATCATGGAAAAGCTGCTGCGAAACACCTCTGGGCTGCCCAGGTTAAGTAAAGAGCTATACCCTGCCCCTCAGGAAAGTTTCAGCTCTGATGGAATCCTCCAACCCAGGAGACTTGCCCAGTGTCAGACTGAACTGCTTGAGATCCTGGAGGACTTGGGACATCCCAGGACCATCTGGATTATCTTCACGCCCCTGTCCACCCTGCGGAGATAA